Genomic segment of Nostoc sp. TCL240-02:
AGTCGTTTCTACATCAAGAATATAAACAAGGGTAATCTCTCCTTTCTTACGGGCATCGTAGCTACGCTTGAAGATGGAATAGCTGATCAATTCTTCGTCCGTAATTTGCAGCTTTTTGAGGATGGCAGTCTTGATCTCATCTTCAGGATGATCGAGCGGGAGCTTTACTTCTGTGAGTCGTAACATGGCGAGGAGAAATTCATACTTGTCTATCAAAATCTTAATCAAAATCACTGTGGTACGGCTAATACTTAAACCAGACTGACAGCCGACTCTAACATTCGTATTGTCCCAAGTTCAGCATCTATTTCTACTTCTAAACCGATTGGCAAGGTAAATTTATCTTTAATATGACCAATCATTGAACCATACCAAGCAGGAATCCCTAAAGGAAGTATGCGATCTTGCAATACTTGCATTAATGTAAATGATGGTTCATCTCCAAGTTTACATTTAGTGCATTGCCCAAAGATAAAGCCAGCAATTTGATTAAGTATGCCAGCAGTTTTTAACTGCGTCAGCATTCTATCTATCCGGTAAACATCCTCGCCAATTTCTTCCACAAACAGAATGCTTTTGTTCCAAGAAGGTAGGTAAGGTGAACCTACCATTGCTGATAGCACTGATAAGTTTCCACCTACAAGTTTACCTCTCGCCTTTCCTGGTGCTATTGTCTCCACCCGCACTTCGCTAGGGTTGAGATTTTGCATAGTCACAGCTTCACCATTAAATAGTATGCGCTTGAAGTAATCGACTGTAAATTGATTCCAAGTAGACGTAGCAACTGGCCCGTGAAAAGTAATCATTTGACTACGGGCATTAATTGCCAACAACAGGGTAGTAATATCGCTGTAACCAATGATAATTTTCGGATGTGAGCGGATCAGCGAGTAATTTAGTAGGGGTAAAATGCGATTGCAACCCCAACCACCACGCATGGCAATAATTGCTTTGATGGTGCGATCGCTAAACATCAAGTTTACATCGTGGGCGCGATCGATATCTTTACCCGCTAAATAGCCGTAACGGTCTAGAATATGCTTCCCCAACTTGACTTTTAACCCTAATTGGGAAAGTGATTGCTGTGCTGCTTCGATATCTTTAGTGTCTACAATACCCGCAGGGGCGATTAATCCTACAGTATCACCCACTTGTAGGTGTGACGGCTTGCGGATGATGTTTGGAGATGGCTTACCTGCAGCAGTAAATGCTGGTATCTGGGTGGCTAAGGTAGCTAGTCCACAGGTTGTAATAAATTCCCGACGTTTGATATTCATAACCATTTAGTTGGGGACTAGAGACTGTTTTCGTAATACCCAGTACCCAGTTTTGTAAAGGCGATCGCATCAGTAGGGTAAATTTTTCATGCTCTTTTTGCCTACAAGCGAAATCCAGCAACTGGGGAAGGTTCAGCGGCGATGCGAACATCTTGACCAAGAGCCACAAGTCTTTTTGCCCGTACCAGACACAGCTGAATCTAGCGCAGCCTTCCCTGTTGCGTCAATCTTCCCAGTCACTATTTTTTGTTAGCGATCGCTTGACTTTTAAGACAGTCGCTACTATTTCTCTTAACCCAAGCGTATTGGATGGACTATAAGTCTCTAGTCAATTCACTTATTTATCCTTTACTAAGTTAGAAAATAGCCTCTGCCAATCAATAGAGTTAACAGTATTGTCTGTCTGTTTTACCTCAAAGGTGATATTACAAGCTGGTGCTATTTTTAGCGC
This window contains:
- a CDS encoding LD-carboxypeptidase produces the protein MNIKRREFITTCGLATLATQIPAFTAAGKPSPNIIRKPSHLQVGDTVGLIAPAGIVDTKDIEAAQQSLSQLGLKVKLGKHILDRYGYLAGKDIDRAHDVNLMFSDRTIKAIIAMRGGWGCNRILPLLNYSLIRSHPKIIIGYSDITTLLLAINARSQMITFHGPVATSTWNQFTVDYFKRILFNGEAVTMQNLNPSEVRVETIAPGKARGKLVGGNLSVLSAMVGSPYLPSWNKSILFVEEIGEDVYRIDRMLTQLKTAGILNQIAGFIFGQCTKCKLGDEPSFTLMQVLQDRILPLGIPAWYGSMIGHIKDKFTLPIGLEVEIDAELGTIRMLESAVSLV